The following coding sequences lie in one Arachis ipaensis cultivar K30076 chromosome B05, Araip1.1, whole genome shotgun sequence genomic window:
- the LOC107640004 gene encoding protein FAR1-RELATED SEQUENCE 5-like, protein MSQAMLTSRARIFLLLVTLFVLGILGRAVIGCYRVGSDEMELGDELPDHGCLQEDEIPRVGMQFAQLQMAHDFYVTYAKKARFATKIRMTTFDKITKAPINQAIHCNRDGIRESCVKAPTRKNTISAAGCKARIYVKFDKDVQDWVLLKVDLTHFHPCSPKKAVHYHEYRQLTMHTKCVIEDNDEAGIRPNKTFLALSNEVGGPSNLGFSEKDLRNYITARLRTSNVNADVREMMSYFRRMKDINPNFFYAVKLDDECKFKSAVWVDARCRASYEYYGDVVSVDSTYSTNRCSNMFGVSFICLIRYYLFLVDLYDERCMWVPIYFKGEFWAAMRNTQRSESMHAFYGGYLHSKTSLVQFVHEYDNVLGVKEQRELEDDAADSRGVIPCATTSLIEKQFQQEYTMSIFRDVQIEFVRKANCRVSAVDEQGPLVCVKVEEEKLLNDTILCVPYDVHFDRSTQELCCECNLFESSGVLCCHCLEVFHSYKVYKVPSCYILPRWSKKIKRKHTYVKSSHDVSRSDESHVAFRGLCAHFYNVAQEFLGDDEETALLHVALEETRAKLATHRAKKRSESVAETQTNIGSQSSNDVGVDDIQGPSKVTTKGRPKSKRLGYALEKSIKNSRRRKQKNSPPVVRPHTFQDINQCVVSGLNVPEQAGGFMSLLSSFNKKWD, encoded by the exons ATGTCGCAGGCCATGCTCACGAGCCGAGCAAG GATCTTCCTCCTTTTGGTTACTTTGTTTGTTTTGGGAATTTTAGGCCGCGCAGTTATCGGATGTTACAGAGTTGGAAGTGATGAGATGGAGCTTGGTGATGAG tTACCAGATCATGGTTGCTTACAAGAAGATGAGATACCAAGAGTTGGAATGCAGTTTGCTCAGTTACAAATGGCTCATGACTTTTATGTGACCTATGCAAAGAAAGCTAGATTTGCAACTAAGATAAGGATGACAACATTTGATAAGATCACAAAGGCTCCCATTAACCAAGCTATACACTGTAATCGTGATGGGATCCGTGAGTCTTGTGTTAAAGCACCAACGCGGAAGAATACGATTTCAGCTGCTGGGTGCAAGGCAAGGATATATGTAAAGTTTGATAAAGACGTGCAAGACTGGGTTTTGCTCAAGGTTGACTTGACGCACTTTCACCCCTGTTCACCGAAAAAGGCAGTGCACTACCATGAGTATAGGCAGTTGACCATGCATACGAAGTGCGTGATCGAGGATAATGATGAGGCTGGGATTCGACCAAACAAGACATTCCTTGCTTTGTCAAATGAAGTTGGTGGCCCCTCTAACTTGGGATTCTCAGAGAAGGATTTAAGAAATTATATAACAGCAAGGCTCCGAACTAGCAACGTGAATGCGGATGTCAGGGAGATGATGAGCTACTTTAGGAGAATGAAGGACATCAATCCGAACTTCTTTTACGCGGTGAAGTTGGACGATGAGTGTAAATTTAAGAGTGCAGTATGGGTTGATGCAAGGTGTAGGGCGTCGTATGAATACTATGGAGACGTCGTGTCAGTTGATAGCACGTACAGTACAAATAG GTGTAGTAATATGTTTGGGGTAAGCTTTATTTGCTTAATTCGGTATTATTTATTTCTTGTAGATCTGTATGATGAACGATGCATGTGGGTCCCAATATACTTCAAGGGTGAATTTTGGGCAGCAATGCGGAATACTCAAAGGAGTGAGAGCATGCACGCATTCTACGGTGGATACTTACACAGTAAAACTAGCTTGGTTCAATTTGTTCATGAATATGACAATGTGCTTGGAGTCAAGGAGCAGAGGGAACTGGAGGATGATGCTGCAGACTCGAGGGGGGTTATCCCTTGTGCAACTACCTCGCTTATAGAGAAACAGTTTCAGCAAGAGTATACCATGAGCATTTTTAGGGATGTTCAAATTGAGTTTGTGAGGAAGGCTAACTGCAGAGTTTCTGCAGTTGATGAACAGGGTCCATTGGTCTGCGTGAAGGTGGAAGAGGAGAAACTACTCAACGATACTATTCTATGCGTTCCATACGATGTTCACTTTGACCGTTCCACACAGGAGCTTTGTTGTGAGTGCAATCTTTTTGAGAGTTCAGGTGTGTTGTGCTGTCACTGCCTTGAAGTTTTCCATTCGTATAAAGTGTACAAAGTACCTTCCTGTTATATTCTTCCTCGATGGAGCAAGAAGATAAAGCGCAAGCATACGTATGTCAAAAGTAGCCATGATGTCAGTCGGTCAGATGAGAGTCATGTTGCATTCAGGGGACTGTGTGCACACTTCTATAATGTTGCTCAAGAGTTCCTCGGTGATGATGAAGAAACAGCATTGCTGCATGTTGCTTTGGAAGAAACAAGGGCCAAGTTGGCTACGCACCGTGCCAAAAAGAGGTCCGAGAGCGTGGCAGAGACTCAGACCAACATTGGCTCTCAGAGTTCGAACGATGTCGGTGTTGATGACATCCAAGGCCCATCGAAGGTCACCACAAAGGGCAGGCCAAAGAGTAAGAGGCTCGGCTATGCCCTTGAGAAGTCCATAAAGAATTCAAGACGAAGAAAACAAAAGAATTCACCCCCG GTGGTTCGTCCGCACACATTTCAAGATATAAACCAATGTGTTGTTTCTGGCTTGAATGTTCCCGAACAAGCCGGTGGTTTCATGTCTTTGTTAAGCTCCTTCAACAAAAAGTGGGATTAG
- the LOC107642597 gene encoding uncharacterized protein LOC107642597 isoform X1 — translation MDSRRGEEEEGFRFENPFTLKVGQVFTGFGIGCGVGIGVGRPLNLAAIPMLNQVMSATRGATDAFSGVTRHFNTSLKKLGAKNIEVGVGCGVGFGHGFGAGVAVKPGVLNQIQSCVMVAMTKMMMKLGIVPNLPFNPGAFSASFQSGINMVDKNQISPASTMQLAGKPADQVTQGLAGSQSMQIGSAFESTTIKGNAIDPKVGSRTEKVISNFLQNPLLKGEEGGLDESGAGRLQSENNVLQMVLKHQRIIEELVEENEKLRQILVEDLKVPPSKLEANSAGRIRNELPCTNCFECRRKQRKRVG, via the exons ATGGATAGTAGaaggggtgaagaagaagaagggtttAGATTTGAGAATCCGTTTACTTTGAAGGTGGGTCAAGTGTTCACCGGTTTTGGAATCGGATGTGGAGTAGGAATCGGCGTTGGTCGCCCTTTAAATCTAG CTGCAATACCAATGTTGAATCAAGTGATGAGTGCAACCAGAGGTGCAACTGATGCATTCTCGGGTGTTACCAGGCATTTTAATACCTCT TTGAAGAAGTTGGGAGCTAAGAATATTGAAGTCGGTGTTGGATGTGGAGTTGGTTTTGGCCATGGTTTTGGAGCTG GCGTTGCCGTGAAACCAGGGGTGTTGAATCAAATTCAATCTTGTGTTATG GTAGCAATGACAAAGATGATGATGAAGCTTGGTATTGTTCCCAATTTACCCTTCAATCCGGGTGCATTTTCAGCGTCCTTTCAAAGTGGTATAAACATGGTCGATAAAAACCAAATTTCACCAGCAAGCACGATGCAGCTGGCAGGTAAACCAGCGGATCAAGTTACTCAGGGTCTTGCAGGGTCCCAATCTATGCAAATTGGCTCAGCTTTTGAAAGTACTACCATTAAAGGAAATGCAATTGACCCTAAAGTTGGCAGCCGAACCGAGAAGGTTATTAGCAACTTTCTGCAAAATCCATTGCTGAAAGGGGAGGAAGGAGGACTTGATGAATCG GGGGCTGGACGCCTGCAGTCGGAGAACAATGTACTTCAGATG GTCTTGAAACACCAAAGAATCATTGAAGAACTTGTGGAGGAAAATGAGAAGCTTCGACAGATACTAGTGGAGGACCTGAAAGTACCACCAAGCAAACTTGAAGCAAATTCTGCAGGTAGAATTAGAAATGAGTTGCCATGTACTAATTGTTTTGAGtgcagaagaaaacaaagaaaaagagtagGTTGA
- the LOC107642597 gene encoding uncharacterized protein LOC107642597 isoform X2 translates to MDSRRGEEEEGFRFENPFTLKVGQVFTGFGIGCGVGIGVGRPLNLAAIPMLNQVMSATRGATDAFSGVTRHFNTSLKKLGAKNIEVGVGCGVGFGHGFGAGVAVKPGVLNQIQSCVMVAMTKMMMKLGIVPNLPFNPGAFSASFQSGINMVDKNQISPASTMQLAGKPADQVTQGLAGSQSMQIGSAFESTTIKGNAIDPKVGSRTEKVISNFLQNPLLKGEEGGLDESGAGRLQSENNVLQMVLKHQRIIEELVEENEKLRQILVEDLKVPPSKLEANSADRNVPKSKGENNNRKKGEK, encoded by the exons ATGGATAGTAGaaggggtgaagaagaagaagggtttAGATTTGAGAATCCGTTTACTTTGAAGGTGGGTCAAGTGTTCACCGGTTTTGGAATCGGATGTGGAGTAGGAATCGGCGTTGGTCGCCCTTTAAATCTAG CTGCAATACCAATGTTGAATCAAGTGATGAGTGCAACCAGAGGTGCAACTGATGCATTCTCGGGTGTTACCAGGCATTTTAATACCTCT TTGAAGAAGTTGGGAGCTAAGAATATTGAAGTCGGTGTTGGATGTGGAGTTGGTTTTGGCCATGGTTTTGGAGCTG GCGTTGCCGTGAAACCAGGGGTGTTGAATCAAATTCAATCTTGTGTTATG GTAGCAATGACAAAGATGATGATGAAGCTTGGTATTGTTCCCAATTTACCCTTCAATCCGGGTGCATTTTCAGCGTCCTTTCAAAGTGGTATAAACATGGTCGATAAAAACCAAATTTCACCAGCAAGCACGATGCAGCTGGCAGGTAAACCAGCGGATCAAGTTACTCAGGGTCTTGCAGGGTCCCAATCTATGCAAATTGGCTCAGCTTTTGAAAGTACTACCATTAAAGGAAATGCAATTGACCCTAAAGTTGGCAGCCGAACCGAGAAGGTTATTAGCAACTTTCTGCAAAATCCATTGCTGAAAGGGGAGGAAGGAGGACTTGATGAATCG GGGGCTGGACGCCTGCAGTCGGAGAACAATGTACTTCAGATG GTCTTGAAACACCAAAGAATCATTGAAGAACTTGTGGAGGAAAATGAGAAGCTTCGACAGATACTAGTGGAGGACCTGAAAGTACCACCAAGCAAACTTGAAGCAAATTCTGCAG ATCGTAACGTACCCAAGTCCAAAggagaaaacaataatagaaaAAAGGGAGAGAAGTAA
- the LOC107642597 gene encoding uncharacterized protein LOC107642597 isoform X3 has protein sequence MDLGRFFKPKNDQNPTHSSPNKPSAIPMLNQVMSATRGATDAFSGVTRHFNTSLKKLGAKNIEVGVGCGVGFGHGFGAGVAVKPGVLNQIQSCVMVAMTKMMMKLGIVPNLPFNPGAFSASFQSGINMVDKNQISPASTMQLAGKPADQVTQGLAGSQSMQIGSAFESTTIKGNAIDPKVGSRTEKVISNFLQNPLLKGEEGGLDESGAGRLQSENNVLQMVLKHQRIIEELVEENEKLRQILVEDLKVPPSKLEANSAGRIRNELPCTNCFECRRKQRKRVG, from the exons ATGGACTTGGGACGCTTCTTCAAACCCAAGAATGACCAAAACCCTACTCACTCTTCTCCCAATAAACCAT CTGCAATACCAATGTTGAATCAAGTGATGAGTGCAACCAGAGGTGCAACTGATGCATTCTCGGGTGTTACCAGGCATTTTAATACCTCT TTGAAGAAGTTGGGAGCTAAGAATATTGAAGTCGGTGTTGGATGTGGAGTTGGTTTTGGCCATGGTTTTGGAGCTG GCGTTGCCGTGAAACCAGGGGTGTTGAATCAAATTCAATCTTGTGTTATG GTAGCAATGACAAAGATGATGATGAAGCTTGGTATTGTTCCCAATTTACCCTTCAATCCGGGTGCATTTTCAGCGTCCTTTCAAAGTGGTATAAACATGGTCGATAAAAACCAAATTTCACCAGCAAGCACGATGCAGCTGGCAGGTAAACCAGCGGATCAAGTTACTCAGGGTCTTGCAGGGTCCCAATCTATGCAAATTGGCTCAGCTTTTGAAAGTACTACCATTAAAGGAAATGCAATTGACCCTAAAGTTGGCAGCCGAACCGAGAAGGTTATTAGCAACTTTCTGCAAAATCCATTGCTGAAAGGGGAGGAAGGAGGACTTGATGAATCG GGGGCTGGACGCCTGCAGTCGGAGAACAATGTACTTCAGATG GTCTTGAAACACCAAAGAATCATTGAAGAACTTGTGGAGGAAAATGAGAAGCTTCGACAGATACTAGTGGAGGACCTGAAAGTACCACCAAGCAAACTTGAAGCAAATTCTGCAGGTAGAATTAGAAATGAGTTGCCATGTACTAATTGTTTTGAGtgcagaagaaaacaaagaaaaagagtagGTTGA
- the LOC107642599 gene encoding vegetative cell wall protein gp1 — MALSRAMLVLAMSITLVATMSTAQQAPSPSPSASPKSSPSTPKTPSPASPVAPTTTPPPPATSPVSPPVSPPPPTSSPTPTSSSPSPSPSFTTSTPPSASAPSPASSPSIDSPPSPTPSSSQSPSPSPSPSPSTGAPPKSPSSNKAFVHGSSFSLVMVAALLGGGAVLLA; from the coding sequence ATGGCACTGTCACGTGCCATGCTTGTGTTAGCTATGTCCATAACTCTGGTGGCAACAATGTCCACAGCGCAACAAGCTCCGTCACCTTCACCTTCAGCTTCACCCAAGAGCTCACCATCAACACCAAAAACACCATCGCCAGCTTCACCAGTGGCCCCCACCACCACCCCTCCACCACCTGCCACATCTCCGGTCTCACCACCGGTTTCACCGCCCCCACCAACGTCAAGCCCAACTCCAACTTCCTCAAGCCCAAGCCCAAGCCCATCTTTCACGACGTCAACACCTCCTTCAGCCTCTGCTCCTTCCCCTGCTTCATCACCATCCATAGACTCTCCACCATCTCCCACGCCGTCATCGTCACAGTCACcgtcaccatcaccatcaccgtCACCATCCACCGGAGCGCCTCCGAAGTCCCCAAGCTCAAACAAAGCGTTTGTTCATGGAAGCAGCTTCAGCTTGGTGATGGTAGCAGCATTGTTGGGTGGTGGTGCAGTGCTTCTTGCTTGA